The following are from one region of the Actinomycetota bacterium genome:
- a CDS encoding bacterial transcriptional activator domain-containing protein — protein MLGAYRIEARGKEVRAGLRGKAKELLAFYLLHPEGTTLEQATETLWPEVDGRRGSEWFWTALGNLRSRLRTVTGDPDLKVIEREGDQYKVEPVFEVDLWEFEGALARAEAAASSENHDWPDQLQDTADLYTGDLLATAGWPWVRACREDLRGRAVDVLVSLAGARGRAGEVKAALAALERAIEVDPLAEQLYRRVMRLHAKLSQPDQADAAFKSLVGRLGEFDLRPSPESEKLHTELCAAPS, from the coding sequence ATGCTCGGGGCCTACCGGATCGAGGCTCGGGGCAAGGAGGTGAGGGCCGGGCTGCGGGGCAAGGCCAAGGAGCTCCTGGCCTTCTACCTCCTCCACCCCGAGGGCACCACGCTGGAGCAGGCCACCGAGACCCTGTGGCCCGAGGTCGACGGCCGGCGAGGCTCGGAGTGGTTCTGGACGGCTCTCGGCAACCTCCGCAGCCGGTTGCGAACGGTTACCGGCGACCCCGACCTGAAAGTCATCGAACGCGAGGGCGACCAGTACAAGGTCGAGCCCGTGTTCGAGGTCGACCTGTGGGAGTTCGAGGGCGCGCTGGCGCGAGCCGAGGCTGCGGCCAGCAGCGAGAACCACGACTGGCCCGACCAGCTCCAGGACACGGCCGACCTCTACACCGGGGACCTCCTGGCCACCGCCGGCTGGCCGTGGGTGCGAGCCTGCCGGGAGGACCTACGAGGCCGGGCGGTGGACGTCCTGGTCTCGCTGGCCGGCGCCCGGGGTCGGGCCGGTGAAGTCAAAGCCGCCTTGGCCGCTCTCGAGCGGGCCATCGAGGTCGACCCCTTGGCCGAGCAGCTCTACCGGCGGGTCATGCGCCTGCACGCCAAGCTCTCCCAGCCCGACCAGGCCGACGCCGCCTTCAAGTCCCTGGTGGGCCGCCTCGGCGAGTTCGACCTGAGGCCCAGCCCCGAGAGCGAGAAGCTGCACACCGAGCTGTGCGCCGCCCCGAGCTGA